Proteins from a single region of Choloepus didactylus isolate mChoDid1 chromosome 10, mChoDid1.pri, whole genome shotgun sequence:
- the LOC119545127 gene encoding spermatogenesis-associated protein 31A1-like: MYMAELHFTSWLINSILALLCGVGLYFLLLPHLQSIPSLPPPEKYRYIKKALLSPFCSWLQLVPPISCSHLGQLPDKGNFHQLLCQDPSAEVCKKHLLKPICHTISHPVYARFLFPHHISLFHLPLTAFSAPPWPDSTLTFSQCDLMALPLSTSPDDNSWLASSDPATSDLDHSRHPILTLSWWQTAAKALLFPNSKQCESPKQQLSQHPQEASFWGGPMEASGPYFFSPDVEKPLEIQVTKRVEFKIWEENEKDGSFLKPMSPDYQLNSLENMMKSLGDQQDITVPQPFWNSKDKPEQLLSPQQLSYHTVWQDSLKQKYNQLFWGLPSLHSESLVATAWVSGSSAPLQCTSFLFNRISNSCPVQMQTKLPSLLPQHQSRSEPHSQHLIPNMPQPQPAFLSQRHSQFSSVAHVQTRAHLQSSLPVLPPSSTTQIRASGESCSISQNETQSVIATESQHLKCPMLQKQVGSGCSVSSLAEKSQETFSSLTCNISQDSCTSWAKSSISTISEHVPFSPSLQKELEQHLQQRLTQHHWGLPQRIQQSSGLMQPQGKSPGACLTKDNHRPSWAAVFTGQGSKDVKKMGFRHPESTHAEGSEKFQLGKNLGKGPWQNLRRFPINNPPRGPESSSVKVLRKEPEKKFKSILRRHLENYFPKLSDQKHRENAFIDHLGMKLGQISDGNIPMRVQRSRLDAYPKFTKSDTHVETRNLASSKGYKRHVNTSQELPFLNPGTQQALEAHSKRFWVKHKWDIALKALEPIKLFKLRKDQASPLQQFVFPTPATHESCAKIAKVGKLLGEKFQMYQQEKAVTTKSASILERPLPAPFPVIEEVQRVRIRSPPEGDHRLSEAALTEQEGRQSPQPLTPGIVSRPRQSETVLETQRGSLEPTSSQVMGENGPREESGSNNTPGAPSPGESVLEMDVESQSSKVIESSEGSPALQPQHSDILRASEQADSPVIRADLSGLGSPKCSTTSTASASQTPEQPCPKVQVVNELEIKTQVKPENEPRDVRTDVPLATGISVSPVPQCHPRSLTSGNRPALHMSDSIMVNTRRSLWQQDRRGPRFQVLLKSQGEMSASTEREDRRRPKLQETDEGFVRFVTSQTSRISQLAQVRGEVDTIGSNYLHILPEKGQAPPESHFKRGMRRLIQWILPNRKRKRQEGKSTSASARSRRQRRCTFTDNGAAEAEALMMAVGEMLEKKMARCASELSQHKQRAQARAVECSCYLLPKDPFYPERVMCFPSCSYHAIPEGQSSPNRERLVCEKHSSKIVRFDDNHQGLRQIPPSHLMGLASQGGPHYHCSWVPGAPGCPHHCPQHCLWGGILSVPPESVSSGSSSSKASL; encoded by the exons ATGTATATGGCTGAGCTCCACTTCACTTCCTGGCTTATTAATTCCATCCTCGCCCTCCTGTGTGGAGTGGGGCTCTACTTCCTGTTACTCCCCCACCTCCAGAGTATCCCATCTTTACCGCCACCTGAGAAATACAGGTACATCAAGAAG GCTCTCCTGTCTCCGTTCTGCTCCTGGCTGCAGCTTGTGCCTCCTATCTCCTGCAGCCACCTGGGTCAGCTCCCTGACAAGGGCAACTTTCATCAGCTCTTATGTCAAGACCCCTCTGCTGAGGTGTGCAAAAAGCACCTGCTGAAGCCCATCTGCCAC ACCATCTCTCACCCCGTCTACGCACGCTTTCTCTTCCCCCACCATATCTCCCTGTTTCATTTGCCACTAACAGCCTTCTCTGCTCCACCGTGGCCAGACTCCACATTGACTTTTTCTCAGTGTGACCTGATGGCACTCCCACTGAGCACGTCTCCAGATGACAACTCTTGGTTAGCTTCTTCTGACCCAGCAACCTCAGACCTTGACCACTCAAGGCATCCCATTTTAACCCTCTCCTGGTGGCAGACAGCTGCCAAAGCTTTGCTTTTCCCTAACTCAAAACAGTGTGAGTCTCCAAAACAGCAACTTTCCCAACACCCACAAGAGGCTTCTTTCTGGGGAGGCCCCATGGAGGCTAGCGGTCCCTATTTCTTCAGCCCTGATGTCGAGAAGCCCCTGGAGATACAAGTCACAAAGAGAGTTGAGTTCAAGATTTGGGAGGAGAATGAAAAGGATGGATCATTTCTAAAGCCAATGAGCCCAGACTACCAACTGAACTCTCTGGAGAATATGATGAAGTCACTTGGAGACCAACAGGATATCACAGTCCCCCAACCCTTCTGGAACAGCAAAGACAAACCAGAGCAACTCCTCAGTCCACAGCAACTCTCATATCACACAGTCTGGCAGGACAGTTTGAAACAGAAATATAACCAGCTTTTTTGGGGGCTCCCCTCTCTGCACAGTGAATCCCTTGTGGCTACTGCCTGGGTCTCTGGGAGCTCTGCCCCACTACAGTGTACTTCTTTCTTATTCAATAGAATCTCTAATTCCTGCCCAGTTCAAATGCAGACCAAACTACCTTCCCTGCTTCCTCAACATCAGTCCCGTTCAGAGCCCCATTCCCAACACTTGATTCCAAATATGCCCCAACCCCAGCCTGCATTTCTGTCCCAAAGGCATTCTCAGTTCTCATCTGTGGCTCATGTCCAGACCCGGGCCCATCTCCAATCCTCTCTCCCAGTCCTACCACCTTCTTCTACAACCCAGATTAGGGCCTCTGGAGAATCTTGCTCTATATCCCAGAATGAGACACAATCTGTTATCGCAACTGAAAGTCAACATCTAAAATGCCCCATGTTGCAGAAGCAAGTAGGAAGTGGATGCAGTGTATCCTCTCTGGCCGAGAAATCTCAGGAAACCTTCAGTTCTCTGACTTGCAACATTTCCCAGGACAGCTGCACCTCCTGGGCCAAAAGCTCAATCTCCACCATTTCTGAGCATGTTCCATTCAGCCCTTCTCTCCAGAAGGAACTGGAGCAACACCTTCAACAAAGGCTCACCCAACACCACTGGGGCCTGCCCCAAAGGATCCAACAGTCTTCAGGACTGATGCAGCCTCAGGGAAAATCACCAGGGGCATGCCTTACAAAGGACAACCACAGACCCTCATGGGCTGCTGTGTTTACAGGTCAAGGCAGCAAGGATGTTAAGAAAATGGGATTCAGGCACCCAGAAAGCACTCATGCGGAGGGCTCAGAGAAGTTCCAGCTAGGAAAGAACCTGGGGAAGGGGCCGTGGCAAAATCTGAGAAGATTTCCAATAAATAATCCACCCAGGGGACCAGAGagctcttcagtgaaggttctgAGGAAAGAACCtgagaaaaagtttaaaagtatCTTGAGGAGACACTTGGAAAATTACTTTCCAAAGCTCTCAGACCAGAAACATCGAGAAAATGCCTTTATAGATCATTTGGGCATGAAGTTGGGGCAGATCAGTGACGGTAATATCCCCATGAGAGTGCAACGCTCCAGGCTTGATGCCTACCCCAAATTTACCAAGTCTGACACGCACGTGGAAACCAGAAATCTAGCCTCCTCAAAGGGTTATAAACGTCATGTGAACACCTCCCAGGAGCTTCCCTTCCTCAATCCAGGCACACAACAGGCACTAGAAGCACATAGTAAAAGGTTTTGGGTGAAGCACAAGTGGGACATAGCCCTCAAGGCCCTTGAACCCATAAAACTCTTTAAACTGAGAAAGGACCAAGCCTCGCCCCTTCAGCAGTTTGTCTTTCCCACACCAGCCACCCATGAATCTTGTGCCAAGATAGCCAAGGTTGGCAAGCTTCTGGGAGAAAAATTCCAGATGTATCAGCAAGAGAAGGCGGTAACAACAAAGTCAGCCTCCATCCTAGAGCgtcctctccctgcccccttccctgTGATTGAGGAAGTCCAGAGGGTTCGGATACGTTCCCCACCTGAAGGTGACCATCGACTCTCAGAGGCTGCTCTGACTGAACAGGAGGGCAGGCAGTCTCCTCAGCCCCTCACCCCCGGCATCGTGAGCAGACCCAGACAGAGTGAGACTGTCCTGGAGACCCAGAGAGGCAGCCTGGAGCCCACCTCAAGTCAAGTCATGGGAGAGAATGGGCCAAGGGAGGAGAGTGGGAGTAATAATACCCCAGGAGCCCCCAGCCCTGGTGAATCAGTATTGGAGATGGATGTAGAATCCCAATCTTCAAAGGTTATAGAGAGCAGCGAGGGGTCCCCTGCTCTTCAACCCCAGCATAGCGACATCTTGAGAGCCAGTGAGCAGGCAGACTCCCCAGTCATAAGGGCGGATCTGAGTGGTTTAGGGTCTCCTAAATGCTCCACAACCTCTACAGCATCTGCTTCCCAGACTCCAGAACAACCATGCCCTAAAGTGCAGGTTGTTAATGAGCTTGAGATCAAAACTCAGGTCAAACCAGAGAATGAGCCTCGAGATGTCCGCACTGATGTGCCTCTTGCCACAGGCATCTCGGTTTCTCCAGTGCCCCAGTGCCATCCCCGGAGCTTGACTAGTGGGAACAGACCAGCTCTCCACATGTCAGATAGCATCATGGTGAATACAAGGCGCAGCCTGTGGCAGCAGGATCGCAGGGGCCCACGGTTCCAGGTCCTATTGAAGAGCCAGGGTGAGATGTCGGCTTCCACTGAGAGAGAGGACCGTAGGAGGCCCAAGTTGCAGGAGACTGATGAAGGGTTTGTAAGATTTGTGACCTCCCAAACCAGCAGGATAAGCCAACTTGCCCAAGTCAGAGGAGAAGTAGACACCATTGGAAGCAACTACCTCCATATCCTGCCAGAGAAAGGACAGGCTCCTCCAGAAAGCCACTTCAAAAGAGGAATGAGACGCTTAATTCAGTGGATACTCCCCAATAGAAAACGCAAAAGGCAAGAAGGTAAGTCAACATCAGCCTCTGCCCGGAGCCGACGACAACGCAGATGCACCTTTACAGACAATGGGGCTGCTGAAGCTGAAGCACTGATGATGGCTGTTGGTGAGATGCTAGAGAAGAAAATGGCACGTTGTGCCTCGGAGTTAAGCCAGCACAAACAGAGAGCCCAGGCTCGGGCTGTTGAGTGTTCCTGCTACCTCTTACCCAAGGATCCCTTCTATCCAGAGCGAGTGATGTGTTTTCCATCCTGCAGTTACCACGCCATCCCTGAAGGCCAGAGTTCCCCTAACAGGGAAAGGCTGGTCTGTGAAAAACACTCCTCGAAAATTGTAAGATTCGATGATAATCACCAGGGTCTGAGGCAAATCCCACCTTCCCACCTCATGGGGCTTGCATCTCAAGGGGGTCCCCACTACCATTGTTCCTGGGTGCCGGGTGCCCCAGGCTGCCCTCACCACTGCCCACAGCACTGTCTCTGGGGAGGTATCCTTTCTGTTCCACCAGAAAGTGTTTCTTCAGGCTCTTCTAGTAGCAAAGCTTCTCTCTAA